The following are from one region of the Fusarium verticillioides 7600 chromosome 1, whole genome shotgun sequence genome:
- a CDS encoding transcription elongation factor S-II — protein MPMDERELGQRIKALTKCVAANEPPENAIKLLETLKKDASPTEEMLRATRAGVFVGKLRSNSNKDIARAAAELVNKWKKLVEQEKHSKLQRAKVGSGSPAPAPSSAPASSPVPPPPSSAGASGAKYKGDIEKRKYETDNVNVKRTDSNVRNSCIGLIYNGLAYRSTATETDVITRAVAVEHAAYTKFKGETPDYKKKIRSLFTNLKNKSNRELGRSVLSGEITAEKFVVMTDDELKSEEQRKKELELEKENMKKAQVPMAEKSISESLECGRCKKKQVSYTQAQTRAADEPMTTFCECMACGHRWKFS, from the exons ATGCCCATGGACGAACGCGAGCTTGGGCAGCGCATCAAGGCGCTGACAAAGTGTGTAGCTGCGAATGAGCCCCCCGAGAATGCCATCAAGTTGCTCGAGACattgaagaaggatgcttCTCCCACGGAAGAGATGCTACGG GCTACAAGAGCCGGCGTTTTTGTCGGCAAACTTCGTTCAAATTCCAACAAGGACATCGCCCGTGCCGCCGCCGAACTCGTCAAcaagtggaagaagctgGTCGAACAGGAAAAACACTCGAAATTACAACGTGCAAAGGTCGGATCAGGATCCCCAGCCCCAGCTCCATCATCAGCGCCCGCGTCATCTCCTGTaccccctcctccatcatcagccgGTGCCTCTGGGGCCAAGTACAAGGGCGACATCGAGAAGCGAAAATACGAGACCGACAACGTGAACGTCAAGCGCACCGATTCTAATGTTCGAAACTCATGCATTGGGCTTATCTACAATGGCCTCGCCTATCGATCAACGGCAACCGAGACCGACGTCATTACTAGAGCCGTCGCTGTTGAGCATGCCGCTTATACCAAATTCAAAGGAGAAACGCCCGattacaagaagaagatccgaTCACTCTTCACCAACCTGAAGAACAAGTCCAATCGGGAGCTTGGGCGTAGCGTCTTGTCTGGTGAGATCACTGCGGAGAAGTTTGTTGTCATGACCGACGACGAGCTCAAGAGCGAGGAGCAGCgcaagaaggagcttgaactAGAAAAGGAGAACATGAAGAAGGCCCAAGTCCCGATGGCTGAGAAGAGTATCAGTGAGAGTCTGGAGTGTGGTCGTTGTaagaagaagcaggtcaGCTACACGCAGGCGCAGACCCGAGCTGCTGATGAACCTATGACAACTTTCTGCGAATGCATGGCGTGCGGGCACCGATGGAAG TTTTCTTAA
- a CDS encoding DNA-directed RNA polymerase II subunit RPB1: MANLYFTHSSAPLKTVEEIQFGLMSPEEIKNMSVCHITYPETMEENKTKPRDGGLNDPLLGSIDRQFRCKTCTQAMGECPGHFGHIELAKPVYHPGFIKKVKKILEIVCHNCSKVLADDRDPEFVNAINTRDPKVRFNRVWEVCKKKRRCENDEAKQKDDEFGTKTGPPRGHGGCGNMQPNVRQAALQLKAAFDEVTVDEDGQKSKKKETTPITPEMAHSILRRITEDDLVNMGLNSDYARPEWMVLTVLPVPPPPVRPSISMDGTGTGMRNEDDLTYKLGDIIRANGNVKQAIREGSPQHIARDFEELLQYHVATYMDNDIAGQPRALQKSGRPVKAIRARLKGKEGRLRGNLMGKRVDFSARTVITGDANLSLHEVGVPRSIARTLTYPETVTPYNIGKLHQLVENGPNEHPGAKYVIRADGQRIDLRHHRRAGAISLEYGWKVERHLMTGDYIIFNRQPSLHKESMMGHRVRVMPYSTFRLNLSVTSPYNADFDGDEMNLHVPQSEETRAEVKELCLVPLNIVSPQKNGPLMGIVQDSLAGAYKLCRRDVFLTKEQIMNCMLWVPNWDGVIPQPAIYKPRPRWTGKQLISMVIPKEVSLFNGTDSGENAPLKDEGLLIQAGQLMYGLLTKKNIGAAAGGIVHISYNELGPEGAMAFLNGVQQVVTYWLLNNGHSIGIGDTIPDAATIAKVQVHIDEEKAEVARLTAMATANELEALPGMNVRATFENKVSMALNQARDKAGTTTQKSLKDSNNAVTMASSGSKGSSINISQMTALVGQQIVEGKRIPFGFKYRTLPHFTKDDYSPEARGFVENSYLRGLTPSEFFFHAMAGREGLIDTAVKTAETGYIQRRLVKALEDLSARYDGTVRNSLGDIVQFLYGEDGLDAMIIEKQKLGILNMSNSAFEKKYRLDLANPPDWFKHDYEFGNELTGDKESMEYLDQEWEKLLADRRQVRQINKAKGNEEMMQLPLNITRIIESAKRVFNVKANDRSNLRPSEVIPAVQNLLDSMKIVRGTDEISIEADANASILFKALLRSRLAFKEVVKEHRLNKLAFDHILGELQNRWDRAFVNPGEMVGVLAAQSIGEPATQMTLNTFHFAGVSSKNVTLGVPRLKEILNLAKNIKTPSMAVYLNTPLARQEQAKKLRSMVEYTNLRSVTSVTEIYYDPNITETNIPEDVDMVESYYMIPDESVDPTANQSRWLLRITLDRQKLLDKEIKIDDVAQRIKEEYPTDLAVIFSDNNADEQVIRIRTLQTGDKDEEGEGGMEEDVMLKRLEAHLLDTLTLRGVPGIERAFLTKGTRLTEGPDGALLAIKDDPRCTQWYLDTSGTALREVLAVDGVDATRTYTNDLYQIVEVFGIEAARAALAKELTNVLAFDGSYVNHRHIALLVDVMTYRGSISAVTRHGINRADTGALMRCSFEETVEILLEAAATGELDDCRGISENVMLGQMAPMGTGNFDVLLDPKMLETVISDNSRMGLMAGMPTKGGDVEGAATPYDTGSPMADSGYLSLNSPAAGNFSPIQGAGSESPGGFTTVGDHGFGGASPYNRGAASPFSSTSPTSPFSYSPSSPNMGYSPTSPLIDGGGMSRYGPTSPSFSPSSPSFSPTSPMLRPTSPASPNYSPTSPSYSPTSPSSPRHYSPTSPAQFNSPTSPSYSPASPNYSPTSPNIHGAGPTSPSYSPASPSWSPTSPEAYSPTSPSFQRSPGAQQSPTSPSYSPTSPAFSPRTPGPGTSGNQ, translated from the exons ATGGCCAACCTTTACTTCACCCACTCGAGCGCTCCGCTCAAGACCGTGGAAGAGATTCAGTTCGGTTTGATGTCTCccgaggagatcaagaacatgagTGTCTGCCACATTACTTATCCCGAAACGATGGAGGAGAACAAAACCAAGCCTCGTGACGGTGGCCTCAACGACCCGCTCCTCGGATCGATCGATCGACAATTCCGTTGCAAAACCTGCACCCAAGCAATGGGCGAGTGCCCTGGCCATTTCGGCCACATCGAACTGGCCAAACCTGTCTACCATCCTGGATTTATCAAGAAAGTCAAAAAGATTTTGGAGATAGTCTGCCACAACTGTAGCAAAGTGCTagccgatgat AGAGATCCTGAGTTCGTTAACGCCATTAACACTCGAGATCCTAAAGTCCGTTTCAACCGCGTGTGGGAAGTttgcaagaagaagcggaGATGTGAGAACGACGAGGCGAAGCAAAAGGACGACGAGTTCGGCACGAAGACTGGTCCTCCGAGAGGTCACGGTGGCTGCGGTAACATGCAGCCCAACGTTCGACAAGCAGCCCTACAGCTCAAAGCCGCCTTCGATGAAGTTACAgtcgatgaagatggacagaagtcgaagaagaaggagacaaCACCTATCACCCCCGAGATGGCGCACAGCATTCTGAGGAGGATTACGgaggatgatcttgtcaacatgGGCCTCAACTCCGACTACGCTCGTCCCGAGTGGATGGTTCTTACTGTTCTTCCTGTGCCACCACCCCCAGTCCGTCCCAGTATCTCTATGGATGGCACGGGAACTGGTATGCGCAACGAAGATGATTTGACATACAAGCTGGGTGATATCATTCGTGCCAACGGAAATGTCAAGCAAGCCATTCGTGAAGGATCCCCGCAACACATTGCCCGAGACTTCGAGGAGCTCTTGCAATATCATGTTGCGACCTACATGGACAACGATATTGCTGGCCAACCTCGGGCTCTTCAGAAGAGTGGCCGACCTGTGAAGGCTATTCGTGCACGCCTAAAGGGTAAGGAGGGTCGTCTTCGAGGTAACTTGATGGGTAAGCGTGTCGACTTTTCGGCACGTACTGTCATTACTGGTGATGCCAACCTTTCTCTACACGAGGTTGGTGTCCCTCGCAGTATTGCCAGGACCCTCACCTATCCCGAAACTGTGACACCCTACAACATCGGAAAGCTGCATCAGCTTGTCGAGAACGGACCCAACGAACATCCTGGTGCCAAGTATGTCATCCGAGCTGATGGTCAGCGAATCGATTTACGCCATCACCGCCGTGCTGGTGCGATTTCTCTTGAGTACGGATGGAAGGTTGAGCGTCATTTGATGACTGGTGACtacatcatcttcaatcgTCAGCCCTCTCTGCATAAAGAATCTATGATGGGTCATCGTGTTCGTGTCATGCCGTACTCAACCTTCCGCCTCAACCTCTCTGTTACTTCTCCTTACAACGCCGAtttcgatggtgatgagatgaaccTTCACGTCCCCCAGAGCGAGGAAACACGCGCtgaggtcaaagagcttTGTCTAGTTCCCTTGAACATTGTTTCTCCTCAGAAGAACGGTCCTTTGATGGGTATCGTCCAGGACTCTCTGGCTGGTGCCTACAAGCTTTGCCGTCGAGATGTTTTCCTCACAAAGGAGCAAATCATGAACTGTATGCTCTGGGTGCCTAACTGGGACGGTGTCATTCCTCAGCCTGCTATCTATAAGCCTCGTCCTCGGTGGACTGGTAAGCAGCTCATCAGCATGGTTATCCCTAAGGAGGTTAGCCTGTTCAACGGTACGGATTCTGGTGAAAACGCCCCTCTTAAGGATGAGGGTCTTCTGATCCAAGCCGGCCAACTGATGTATGGTCTTTTGACTAAGAAGAACATTGGTGCTGCCGCGGGCGGCATTGTGCATATCAGCTACAACGAACTTGGCCCTGAAGGTGCGATGGCTTTCTTGAACGGTGTCCAGCAGGTTGTCACCTactggcttctcaacaatgGTCATAGCATTGGTATTGGTGATACAATTCCCGATGCGGCAACCATTGCTAAAGTTCAGGTACATATTGAtgaggaaaaggctgaagTTGCTCGCTTGACAGCAATGGCCACAGCgaatgagcttgaggccCTACCTGGTATGAACGTTCGTGCGACCTTCGAAAACAAGGTCTCCATGGCTCTGAACCAGGCCCGTGATAAAGCTGGTACCACAACACAGAAGAGTTTGAAGGATTCAAACAACGCTGTCACCATGGCTTCCTCAGGTTCCAAGGGTTCATCTATCAATATTTCTCAGATGACTGCGCTTGTCGGTCAGCAAATCGTCGAAGGCAAGCGTATTCCGTTTGGTTTCAAGTATCGCACATTACCTCACTTCACCAAGGACGATTACTCACCTGAGGCCCGTGGCTTTGTCGAGAACTCTTACCTCCGTGGCCTCACTCCCAGCGAGTTCTTCTTCCACGCCATGGCTGGTCGAGAAGGTCTCATTGATACTGCGGTCAAGACTGCCGAAACAGGTTATATTCAGCGACGATTGGTCAaggctctggaagatctTTCTGCCCGTTACGATGGAACTGTCCGAAACTCTCTGGGAGACATTGTTCAGTTCCTGTATGGTGAAGACGGTCTCGATGCTATGATTATTGAGAAACAGAAGTTGGGTATCCTCAATATGTCAAACTCGGCATTTGAGAAGAAATATCGTCTGGATCTTGCCAACCCCCCGGACTGGTTCAAGCATGACTACGAATTTGGTAACGAATTGACTGGCGACAAGGAATCTATGGAGTATCTCGATCAAGAATGGGAAAAGCTGTTAGCTGATCGCCGACAAGTGCGACAGATtaacaaggccaagggaaATGAGGAAATGATGCAACTGCCACTGAACATCACTCGTATCATCGAGTCCGCTAAGCGAGTTTtcaatgtcaaggccaatgaCAGAAGCAACTTGCGGCCGTCTGAAGTCATTCCAGCCGTGCAAAACTTGCTGGATAGCATGAAGATTGTTCGTGGTACTGATGAAATCTCGATTGAAGCTGACGCAAATGCATCCATTCTCTTCAAGGCCCTGCTCCGCTCTCGCCTTGCCTTCAAGGAGGTGGTCAAGGAGCATCGGCTGAACAAATTGGCTTTCGACCATATTTTGGGTGAACTCCAGAACAGATGGGATCGTGCATTTGTCAACCCTGGTGAAATGGTTGGTGTTCTGGCTGCGCAGTCTATTGGTGAGCCTGCTACTCAGATGACACTGAACACCTTCCATTTCGCTGGTGTGTCGTCCAAGAACGTTACTCTTGGTGTGCCACGTCTCAAGGAAATTCTTAACTTGGCCAAAAACATCAAGACTCCCAGTATGGCTGTGTACCTCAACACACCGCTCGCAAGACAAgagcaagccaagaagcttcgAAGTATGGTAGAATACACCAACCTTCGCTCTGTCACCTCGGTGACTGAGATTTACTATGATCCAAACATCACGGAAACAAACATCCCTGAAGATGTGGACATGGTTGAGTCTTACTATATGATCCCGGATGAGAGCGTGGACCCCACCGCCAACCAATCGCGATGGCTTCTACGTATTACTCTGGACCGACAGAAGCTTCTGGATAAGGAGATTAAGATCGATGACGTTGCTCAGCGCATCAAGGAAGAATACCCTACTGATCTGGCAGTCATTTTCAGTGACAACAACGCCGATGAGCAGGTTATCCGTATTCGAACCCTTCAAACCGGtgacaaggatgaagagggtgaaggtggcatggaggaggatgtcatGCTCAAGCGCCTGGAGGCCCATCTCTTGGATACTCTCACTCTTCGTGGCGTTCCTGGCATTGAACGTGCTTTCCTCACCAAGGGCACCCGACTCACTGAAGGACCTGATGGAGCTTTGCTTGCTATCAAGGATGACCCCCGCTGTACACAGTGGTATCTGGATACCAGTGGTACTGCCCTTCGCGAGGTTTTGGCCGTGGACGGTGTCGACGCGACCCGAACATATACAAACGATCTTTATCAAATCGTCGAGGTCTTTGGTATTGAAGCTGCTCGTGCCGCGTTGGCGAAGGAGTTGACCAACGTGTTGGCCTTTGACGGTTCTTATGTCAACCATCGTCACATTGccctccttgttgatgtgatgaCATACAGAGGTTCCATTTCAGCGGTCACTCGACATGGTATCAACCGAGCCGACACCGGTGCTCTAATGCGTTGTTCTTTCGAGGAGACAGTCGAGATTCTCCTCGAAGCTGCCGCCACAGGTGAATTGGATGATTGCCGTGGTATCTCGGAGAACGTCATGCTAGGTCAGATGGCGCCCATGGGTACCGGTAACTTTGATGTCTTGCTGGATCCTAAGATGCTTGAGACTGTTATTTCTGACAACTCTCGCATGGGCTTGATGGCAGGTATGCCCACCAAGggtggagatgttgaaggagctgcTACTCCCTACGACACTGGCTCCCCCATGGCTGATTCGGGCtacctcagcctcaactctcCTGCTGCAGGAAACTTCTCCCCTATTCAGGGTGCTGGATCGGAATCACCTGGTGGCTTCACCACTGTTGGTGATCATGGATTCGGTGGCGCTAGCCCGTACAACCGCGGAGCGGCCAGCCCCTTCAGCAGTACATCCCCAACATCGCCATTCAGTTACTCGCCGTCATCACCTAATATGGGATACTCTCCCACATCACCTCTTATCGATGGTGGTGGCATGAGCCGCTATGGACcaacatctccttctttcagcccatcatcaccatcgttCTCTCCTACCTCGCCGATGTTGCGTCCGACAAGCCCTGCAAGCCCCAACTACAGCCCGACGTCACCCAGCTACTCGCCCACGTCACCTTCGTCTCCTAGACACTACTCGCCGACATCGCCAGCACAGTTCAATTCTCCGACGTCTCCTAGTTATTCACCGGCGAGCCCCAACTACAGCCCGACATCGCCCAACATTCATGGGGCTGGACCAACCTCACCCTCTTATTCCCCGGCGTCACCTTCATGGTCTCCAACGTCTCCTGAGGCTTATTCcccaacaagcccaagcttccAGAGGAGCCCTGGCGCACAGCAGTCGCCGACCAGCCCCAGTTACTCCCCGACGTCGCCTGCTTTCTCTCCTCGCACGCCGGGTCCGGGAACGTCTGGGAATCAATAG
- a CDS encoding tRNA(His) guanylyltransferase: MANSKFEYVRNFETPDPLLPNTWIVVRVDGRGFTKMCAKYGFEKPNDRRALDLMNTAAKAVVAELPEITIAYGVSDEYSFVFHKACTLFDRRASKLVSTVVSTFTANYVYFWSTHFPDSPLSPPLPSFDGRAVCYPSVQNLRDYMSWRQADCHINNLYNTCFWSLIQLGGLDNKEAESTLARTLAADKNEILFSRFSINYNNEPEIYRKGSVIFRDYELVDPNSHNTMQTIDSQAEPVEQSKSQKEKDKKSRAKARVVVEHMDIIKDDFWNQRPWLLSNKPGKIPKQT; this comes from the exons ATGGCAAATTCCAA GTTTGAATATGTCCGTAACTTTGAGACGCCAGATCCGCTATTACCCAACACATGGATCGTGGTGCGAGTCGATGGCAGAGGATTCACAAA AATGTGCGCCAAGTatggcttcgagaagccaAATGATCGCCGTGCCCTTGATCTTATGAACACTGCCGCCAAGGCCGTCGTGGCTGAGCTACCAGAAATCACAATTGCATACGGCGTCAGTGATGAGTACAG CTTCGTCTTTCACAAGGCATGCACTTTGTTTGATCGAAGAGCCAG TAAACTTGTCAGCACTGTCGTCTCGACGTTCACTGCGAACTATGTATACTTTTGGTCGACTCACTTCCCCGACAGCCCATTATCTCCTCCATTACCATCCTTCGATGGACGGGCAGTGTGCTACCCTAGTGTTCAAAATCTCCGGGATTACATGAGCTGGAGGCAAGCAGATT GCCACATAAATAACCTCTATAACACATGCTTCTGGTCTTTGATCCAACTAGGAGGCCTTGACAACAAGGAAGCTGAGAGTACTCTGGCG CGCACGTTGGCAGCAGATAAAAACGAGATACTCTTCTCCCGCTTTTCCATCAACTACAACAACGAGCCCGAGATATATAGAAAGGGCAGTGTTATCTTCCGCGAC TATGAACTGGTTGACCCTAACTCTCACAATACCATGCAAACAATCGACTCTCAAGCAGAGCCCGTTGAGCAATCAAAGTcacagaaggagaaggacaagaagagccGAGCCAAAGCTCGTGTGGTGGTGGAACACATGGACATCATCAAGGACGATTTCTGGAACCAAAGACCATGGCTCCTTTCCAACAAGCCCGGGAAGATTCCAAAACAGACGTAA
- a CDS encoding cysteine synthase A produces MALSDHPKAYGTAAVVFAFTTGILVTLGFKDFYPDLERRFQRKRRANTGGGRRSSLFWGDPVELQDHESQPSTLASYDVVRNSLVDGIEATIGNTPLIKIQSLSKATGRIIMAKAEFLNGAGNSPKDRVALNMIREAESKGLLTPHKGDTIYEGTVGSTGISLATLARAMGYRAHICMPSDMALEKSDLLLHLGATVERVTPAPITSPDHFVNLARRRAEEHASKAKDGSKGFFANQFESEANWKAHFNATGPEIWRQTNGQLDAFVAGAGTGGTVSGVAKYLKEEQKATDIKVVLADPQGSGLYNKVRHGVMYSSTEREGTRRRQQVDTMVEGIGITRLTENFEAGRELIDDAVRVTDTQACRMARWLVEHDGIFIGSSSSVNCVAAVEAAMRLPKGSRVVTILCDSGTRHLSKFWKHIKEMGLESEEEATNLFTELGIPGHDE; encoded by the coding sequence ATGGCGCTCAGCGACCATCCAAAAGCCTACGGCACCGCTGCCGTTGTCTTCGCCTTCACAACTGGCATCCTCGTCACTTTAGGATTCAAGGACTTTTACCCAGATCTTGAACGTCGGTTCCAGCGCAAGAGGCGTGCAAACACAGGTGGTGGCCGAAGATCGAGTCTTTTCTGGGGCGACCCTGTTGAGCTTCAGGATCATGAGTCTCAGCCTTCAACACTAGCGTCTTATGACGTTGTGAGGAATAGCCTGGTAGACGGTATAGAAGCTACCATCGGCAACACACCTCTTATAAAGATTCAATCGTTATCGAAAGCCACAGGCCggatcatcatggccaaagCAGAATTCCTAAATGGCGCCGGAAATTCACCCAAGGATCGTGTTGCACTTAACATGAttcgagaagcagaatcCAAAGGTCTACTAACACCACATAAGGGCGATACTATATATGAAGGCACAGTAGGAAGCACGGGTATCTCACTCGCAACTCTTGCCCGAGCAATGGGCTACCGCGCTCATATCTGTATGCCTAGCGATATGGCTCTCGAAAAGTCTGATCtactcctccatcttggcgCAACCGTCGAGCGAGTCACTCCCGCGCCTATCACCAGCCCTGATCACTTTGTCAACCTTGCTCGAAGGCGTGCGGAAGAACACGCCAGTaaggccaaggatggtaGTAAAGGTTTCTTTGCCAACCAGTTTGAGTCTGAGGCCAACTGGAAAGCACATTTCAATGCAACGGGTCCCGAGATTTGGCGGCAGACGAACGGCCAGCTGGACGCTTTCGTCGCTGGAGCTGGTACAGGAGGAACAGTCTCCGGCGTGGCGAAGtatctgaaggaggagcagaaggcGACTGATATAAAAGTCGTCCTCGCCGACCCCCAGGGCAGTGGTCTCTACAACAAAGTCCGCCACGGCGTTATGTACTCTTCGACAGAACGTGAGGGTACAAGACGTAGGCAGCAGGTTGATACTATGGTCGAAGGCATCGGAATCACACGTCTGACCGAGAACTTCGAAGCGGGACGTGAACTTATCGACGATGCTGTGCGGGTAACGGACACGCAAGCCTGCCGCATGGCGCGCTGGCTAGTTGAGCACGACGGTATATTCATCGGCAGCAGTAGCTCTGTCAACTGTGTCGCCGCGGTTGAGGCAGCTATGAGACTTCCAAAGGGGAGTCGTGTCGTTACCATCCTGTGCGACTCTGGAACTAGACACCTGAGCAAGTTCTGGAAGCACATCAAAGAGATGGGACTGGAaagcgaggaggaggcaaCGAATTTATTTACTGAGCTAGGGATACccggccatgatgaatga